GAGGGCAATCTCCCAGAACTCGACGACGAACTGCTGGATACAGTGAACTACCTCGTAGAGAACCCGCAACCCATCGTCGGCAATTTCAGTGAATCGCATCTGGAACTACCCTCTGAAGTGCTGATTACCGCGATGAAAAAGCATCAACGCTATTTTCCGATGTGGAAGAACGCATCAGAATTGGCAGCGAAATTCATCACGATCTCTAACGGAACGGACGGAAATTTCGACGGTGTTCAGCACGGAAACGAGCGCGTTCTCCGCGCAAGGCTCAATGATGCTGAGTTCTTCTACAA
The window above is part of the Candidatus Poribacteria bacterium genome. Proteins encoded here:
- a CDS encoding glycine--tRNA ligase subunit beta, which translates into the protein EGNLPELDDELLDTVNYLVENPQPIVGNFSESHLELPSEVLITAMKKHQRYFPMWKNASELAAKFITISNGTDGNFDGVQHGNERVLRARLNDAEFFYKEDQKTSLADKVERLGAVIFHAKLGSLLDKAERLKTLVKFIATQKRTPCMQNVQLGSVRQI